From the Sebastes umbrosus isolate fSebUmb1 chromosome 23, fSebUmb1.pri, whole genome shotgun sequence genome, the window ACGCGGTCTTTCTGAACACCATACTTCCCTCCAAATCCCTTTGAATGATctgaatgtgttaaagaaaatagtggcattaaaactaatttacataaatgtgttattatcgcgttaactttgacagccctaattctattAAGTAGCACcttcaaaagaaaatattgtaCTGTTAGAGAGAATGTGGACAGACGGCTTACCTGTCTGAGATCCATGTTGCTGCAACTCTTCTCTGTGTCCGTAGCCCACAGCAGACTGCACAAACACAATTAATCATTAAATGATTCACCAactgttttgagcaatttatttattttttaatttaagaaaaaaaaaggttacaatgctctgattccagcttcttaaatgtgaatattttctggtttctttactcctctatgacagtaaactgaatatctttgagttgtggtgaaaacaagacatttgaggacgtcatcttggactttgggaaacactgattgacatttttcaccactttattgaccaaacaactaatcgattaattgagattataatcgacaatgaaaataatcgttagtttcagCTCTTCATGTGTTAAACTCAGATTTAAGATGAGTCCACAAAGAAACTTCTTCTAATGTCAAACTCTGCATGTACATCACTCATCGACGGTCAAACATCCAAgtgatgaaataataaaaacaaatctttgtCTTCTCACCTTGTCGACACGGTCTTTCTGAACACCAAACTTCCCTCCAAATCCCTTTGAGTGATCTGAATGTGAAATGAATAAAGATTAATGACATGGTACCCATGGGtttattaggttttctagtttcatatgatgccagtatcttcactctagctttaaaactgagcctgatacaacctccgaaatattgtttgcgttaatgcgttaaagaaattagtggcgttataaggaatttgcattaatgtgttattatcgcgttaactttgacagccctaattctattAAATAGCACCTTCCAAAAGGAAAATATTGTATTGTAAGAGAGAATGTGGACAGACGGCTTACCTGTCTGAGATCCATGTTGCTGCAACTCTTCTTTGTGTTCAAAGCCCACAGCAGACTGCACAGACAACACAATTAATCATTAAATGATtggccaactattttgataatcgatttatcagttttttgtaatttatttattttctaatttaagaaaaaaaaggttaaaattctctaattccagcttcttaaatgtgaatattttctggtttctttactcctctatgacagtaaactgaatatctttgagttgtggacaaaacaagacatttgaggacgtcatcttgggctttgggaaactctgattgacatttttcacaattttatgacattttatagaccaaacaactaatcgattaatcgagaaaataatcaacaatgaaaataatcgttagttgcagccatacaTGCGTTAAACTAAGATTTAAGCTGAGTCCACAAAGAAACTTCTTCTAATGTCAAACTCTGCATGTACATCACTCATTGAAGGTCAAACATCCAAGTGaagcaataataaaaacaaatctttgtCTTCTCACCTTGTCGACGCGGTCTTTCTGAACACCAAACTTCCCTCCAAATCCCTTTGATTGATCTgaatgtgaaattaataaagatTAATGACATGggtggtaccaatgggttcattaggttttctagtttcatatgatgccagtatcttcactctagctttaaaaatgaaccCGATACCACCTCCAAAATATtgtttgcattaatgtgttaaagaaattagtggcatcaaaattaatttgcattaatgtgttattatcgtgttaactttgacagccctaattctattAAGTAGCACcttcaaaaaggaaaatattgttCTGTTAGAGAGAATGTGGACAGACGGCTTACCTGTCTGAGATCCATGTTGCTGCAACTCTTCTTTGTGTCCGTAGCCCACAGCAGactgcacacacaacacaattaatcattaaatgattcaccaactattttgataatcgatttatcagttttttgtaatttatttattttttaatttaagaaaaaaaaggttaaaattctctgatttcagcttcttaaatgtgaatattttctggtttctttactccactatgacagtaaactgaatatctttgagttgtggacaaaacaagacatttgaggacgtcatcttggactttgggaaacactgattgacatttttcataattttctgacattttataaaccaaacaattaatcgagaaagtaatcgttagttgcagccctgcatGTGTTAAACTCAGATTTAAGGTGAGTCCACAAAGAAACTTCTTCTAATGTCAAACTCTGCATGTACATCAAGTGaagcaataataaaaacaaatctttgtCTTCTCACCTTGTCGACGCGGTCTTTCTGAACACCAAACTTCCCTCCAAATCCCTTTGATTGATCTGAATGTGAAATGAATAAAGATTAATCAGATGTCAGGCAAAAAAGGTATCAAAACTGAATgctacagtttttcctcgccaaaatgtagaataagtttggagcgttatttagcttccaaagctagtatgacatggttggtaccgatgaattcattaggttttctagtttatatgatgccagtattttcactctagctttaaaactgagcccgataccACTTCCGAAATATCGTTTGCGTTAAGCACcttcaaaaaggaaaatattgtaATGTAAGAGAGAATGTGGACAGACGGCTTACCTGTCTGAGATTCATGTTGCTGCAActtttctttgtgttcatagCCCACAGCAGACTGCACAGACAACACAGAGGTTGTATTTAAGATTCATATATCACTTTAAAGATCCCTTCCAATAgtgttttaagacatttaaaaacactCTGCTTTAACTAATAACCTGTGTCTgatatggtaaatggtaaatggagtTGCATggctcctttctagtcttccgaccactcaaagtttGGGGTTTTCAAACATCCAAGTGAGGCAATAATAAAAGCAAATCTTTGTCTTCTCACCTTGTCGACGCGGTCTTTCTGAACACCATACTTCCCTCCAAATCCCTTTGAGTAATCTGAATGTGAAATGAATAAAGATTAATCAGATGTCAGGCAAAAAGGTGTCAAAAACTGACAGCTACAACTTTATCTCACCTTTCTGTGACTGGTGCTTCTCTGTTTCTCCTTTGTATTCATAGCCCAAAGCAGACTGCAACAGACAACACAGAGGTTGCATTTAAGGTTCATATATCACTTTAAAGATCCCTTCTAAATCTGTTTTTAGGTGAGTCCACAAAGAAACATTCTTCTAATGTCAAACTCTGCATGTACATCACTCATTGAAGTTCAAACATCCATGTGaagcaataataaaaacaaatctgtgtccTCTCACCTTGTCTACGCGGTCTTTCTGAACACCATACTTCCCGCCGAACCCTTTTGCTGCATCTTTCTGGGAGGAGTGCTGCTCGACTTCTGCCACATAGTCATTACCCAAAGCCGCCTGAAGAGTAGAGATACATTTATGAACAGATTCAGCATACAGTTTATAAGAGCTGTGGAGTGAAGGATAAAATAGATACAATCTGGTCGTAAATTAGAGGAGCTTATCACCATATTTCGAGTATTAAAAATGTGTCAACCTTGTCCATTCGGTCTTTTTGGACTCCAAACTTCCCTCCATATCCGTACGACGCTTTGGGAGTGTTTTCCTTCTGCTTCCCCTGCTCGTGCTCCGAGGCAACGTTCTTTCTGAGCTCTTTAATACTGTCAGGTAaagcacaatgacacacaccAGTTCAATGATAGTAATATCTGCTATTAGAAACTATTAATCAGTAATACATAACATACTCATACTACGCAAATATACCTATATAGCGCAATTCATACACAAGAGCTTTACAGACATTTAAACCGTTAACGTTAAaagattaaattaaagaaagtgtgaactagggctgttaaagcAAACGCAAcacctctaatttctttaacacataaacttgcgatttttaggttgtattggGCTAAagggtttaaagctagagtgaagttactggtatcatataaaactagaaaacctaatgaatccattggtattgGTATAttacatactagcttgtcgggaatgaggataaataatgctccaaacttgggattgagtttgccatgttatgatttgagcatattttttatgctaaatgcagtacctgtgagggtttctggacaatatttgtcattgttttgtgttgttaattgatttccaataataaatatatacatacatttgcataaagcagcatatttgtccactcccatgttgataagagtattaaatacttgacaaatctccctttaacagataaaaaaatgtctgattaatttgcgattaatcacgattaaatattctaaacGATTGACAGTCTTAGTGTGAACATATTTGGAGGCAATTCTgatataaaataaagacataaaaccaaaataaaagtgattAACGCAAAATTAGAAGGCAgaagtaaataaaaagttttttagGCTGCCTTTAAaggctaaaaataaataatttacttATGATTTATAGATCTGTTGTAAGCCGTTAATAAGAACAATTTCGTGGTTGCCAGGCTTTGAGAAATCCCTTTACTGGTGTTTATCCCTTTTGTTTGGAATAGGGcggacccgaatgcttcgaagcttcgacagttgccatggtaatcaacctccaaatcagtattcaaatgctttgttttatatataaaatatgtaatatatatattatgcatATCCTGTATATTCTTACATCTGTGAGCAATCTCTAGTCCTATTCTTACATTCAGCACCACAACCACGTTGACAGTGAGAAAGCAAAGCGCTTTAAATCTCACTGTCAAAGTGTTATCATGTATTACCCATATTAGGAGAGAATTGCTGCCTAACAGCTTGTGCTCTGCtctcacttcctcttcctgttgctACACAGCACCCACTCTGACCTGCATTTCTTTACATCGTCTAACAAGAGTTTCCAGACAGATGCAGAAGTTGTGCATCCCATACTTGAAGGTTTCTTGCCGTCCTGATCCCTCGACGGTCTTTGCACCccacctctgctcctcctccgaTACGTCattctgaaaaacacaaagttaGAAGTTAGGGGTTTGACTGACGCACACATCTTCACCCCTCACAGTGACACACATCTCCAGGAAGTACACAGTACCACAAAGTCTGGGTCTGTCTCCCAATCGTCGTCCGCGTCTTCAGCCACCTTCGTGCTCACGTTGTGGCCCACGGCTGACCTCCACATCTGGGGAAGAAAAACACTACAATGAGCCACACTGAAGAGACAGTACTGATTAATAATCATGTGTTCACATTCAAAACTGTTATATGTCTATAAACAGAAAGTCTATTTTTTTATGGTGACTACAATATACAACCACAAGCTCTGACCACCATTTGCTGAAGTCTCAAAAAGGAAGTTATTTTCGACATGAAGCTTCATTTCCCCATAATGAACAAACTGCAGTACTTCATGTAGTAAAAAGACACTAAAATACTCAAGAAATAGTATCAttacaacatgttttttaagAGAAATACTTTCTGTAGAGCTTCAATTTTTCTGCAACATATTGAAAATAACATTATTTCTTGAGGGAAGCATAcaaaatattctttatattcatCTAATTAATGTTAGGTTACTAAATGTCACTTTACTGTCATAAGTGGAAGCTTCATTTCCCCATAGTGAAACACACTTCAGTACTTCATGTAAtaaaaagacactaaaacactaaataaatagtatcatgaaaacatgttttttaagaGAAATACTTCCTGTACAGCTTAAAATCTTCTGCAACACACTGAAAATAACATTATTTACtcatacttacttacttatactacctcatttaatttaaaaaacactttgctaatgtatatagtatgttattttatgtttaaattgtCTAACTGACTTCTAGTAgtcaggtatatttatagtgtattctaatatattctttatattgtgtgtatACTAGTAGATATTTATCTCTATAtgttaatttattgtatttcctGTACATTACCTGGATAACACAATAATGTCCACagtttgggatcaataaagtacatctatctatctattatttCTTGAGGGAAGCATACAAAGTATTatctttattaatataattaatgcTAGCTTATTAAATTGTCAGTTTTACTTTAATTTCTAACACATTTTTGCTGTCATAAGTGGTAGTTTTAGAGCATGTAATTGTAGTAATACTGGACATTATATTgcacatacaggtacataaTAAGATATAAATTTCCTGTATTTCCTGTACATTACctgaataaaacaataatttccacagtttgggatcaataaagtacatctatctatctattatttaTTGAGGGAAGCATAcaaaatattctttatattcatCTAATTAATGTTAGGTTACTAATTGTGACATTTACTTTCATTTCTAACACATTTTTAGTGTCAAATCTACTTCCTTAATGAAGTTTAAAggtgaataaaataaaagcacactCATAAAGGCTTGTTAGAGTTAGtttgaagaaaaaacaacaactttaccTTGTGGTTTTAATGGTGATATATCCGTGTTTAGGTGGATAAAACAGAGGAAGTGTTCTTTAAGCTCTTCACTCAAGTTGTGACAGTTTGATGGGCGACAAGTGAAGGCGGATCTAACGGTCGGTACGTGAACGCGCCTCGATGTTAATAATTGTACAAAACGtcgtctatttttttttttactttatttaataacACTTCCACGTCTTTGCTATTGTAGTATaacatatgtatatgtaaaataaaaaataaataaaatgttttttttaagaaattaaaaaaaagtaagaaatgCTGCATTCAGGTGCGCACGGAACTCCGAGAATCAGCGAGTAACTGAGGAGTTTTAGCTGCTATAACTACTTTAAACCACAAGAAATGAAACATACTGACACTGATAATTATGGCCTGTCACTTTCAGTACCAGTTTGTTACTTTAAATCAATTCTATGAGAACTTGGGCAGCTACAACTGTGATTTGTTGTAGTGTAGTTAGCTAACACTTGAGGGCAGCACACAACCTGTAGACCTTTtacattgccattctgttgctagggcaacagctttggtccaagttgacttcctgtcagctactgcattaacaaacactgcaacaggaaatacaaagggaccCATTTAAAAAGGTCTATACACAATAAATTGATTGATGAAATCGTATTCTTTTTGATTCAGGTCCTCATAAGTATATcgttaaaatgaaatacaacaaTCTCCCTCCAGGAAAGTTCACATTCTGCATGAAAAAATTTAAATACTATACTGATTAATAAATACTGATTAAGTGTCAGAGTATGTCATGACGTCACTcccacatttactgtataaatgTTTGCGGAAACAGCAAAATCACTTTGATTGATGATACCCATTTTTTATTAACTTCACAAATAAAAGGACAAATAGTGTTTTAATGTGCTAAATTAAAATTAACTGAGCCcaaataaacagtaaacagaaGTCCTACTTCCccaatgtctgtttttttctacAGAAACGGAAATGAGTAAATAATTAATGCTTGACTAGATCTGTCCCTGATCTAAACCACCAacacttttattacattttagttTTCTATACAGCCCTTTTTAACAGTTATTTACAGTTAAAGTATAGTTCAGTGTGTGTAAGATGTGAAGAagaacatgaatattaaaaGAGGATGAGTACAGAAGGATCATTTTCACCAACAGTGAGCCATTAAATAAACAAGAATCAAGAGGATGGTGTCGATATACATGTAGATGGTGGATCATTTTTAACTGTTATGGGCAATAAATTATGCTACATCAGAGTAGTCTATGATGGGATGGATATCATTAGAAAACACAGCAGTCTTTCTCCTCTGGAATTAATCCACACTGTGGTAACATTGCACCTGAATGGCAGCTTCATCTGCCATAAAAACTACAGAGCAAACTGTAAAATCTATGCAACAGAAGCGTGGACGGGGAATCTTATTTGGATATGTAAGAGGGGGAAACCCACATCCAGCTGACGTACATAATACATGTACATATGTACAATTATTAATATAATGCTCcatttttaaatgtgatttatataagaggaaaaggaaaagaaaggaaacacACAATAGGAATGTGTAAGAACAGAAATTGCACTGTGCTCCGATTTTGTGCATGAAAATgagtagaagaggaagagactggACTGTAACAGCATGCCCTGAACCTCAAGCCATCTTAAaataatagtttgacattttgggaaatatacgCTTTACGAGTTAGatgacatggttgatatcaCTCTTGTATCTGTCTGTTAGGCTACATACAgcagacggttagcttagcataaagagtggaaacaggtggaaacagctagccgaATAACAGATAGCGACTTTTTACTTTGGTTTCtgtatgaattaaacaaacaagatataacctGTTTAAAAGTGAGCTTTACAGTTGCTTTTGTGTGGATTTTGTTACCAACTGACAGCTTACTGTCTGCCAGCTGTTGCGTCACAGATAAACTAGtccccaaaatgtcagactTTCGCTCCAACGTAAAGTGACCCTTTTATATCCAAATCTAAAGGCACGTGAAGAAC encodes:
- the hcls1 gene encoding hematopoietic lineage cell-specific protein isoform X6; this translates as MWRSAVGHNVSTKVAEDADDDWETDPDFVNDVSEEEQRWGAKTVEGSGRQETFNIKELRKNVASEHEQGKQKENTPKASYGYGGKFGVQKDRMDKAALGNDYVAEVEQHSSQKDAAKGFGGKYGVQKDRVDKSALGYEYKGETEKHQSQKDQSKGFGGKFGVQKDRVDKSAVGYGHKEELQQHGSQTDQSKGFGGKFGVQKDRVDKSAVGFEHKEELQQHGSQTDHSKGFGGKFGVQKDRVDKSAVGYGHREELQQHGSQTDHSKGFGGKYGVQKDRVDKSAVGFEHKEELQKHEPQKASAGAGAGSLKARFENMAKASDEENKKRAEEEKARREAREAREREAAMHRQEETQEETLIEEEEEEEEPEYDQPPALPPRTDDSFEPEAPPCTDDFLEPEAPPCTDDFLEPEAPPCTDDFSESEAPPLPRRSAEVEEDEGEYEELEPPAPIAEDNDYEDLSSGLQAVAIYDYQGEGDDEISFNPDDIITNIEMIDEGWWKGQCHGCFGLFPAAYVQLME
- the hcls1 gene encoding hematopoietic lineage cell-specific protein isoform X15; its protein translation is MWRSAVGHNVSTKVAEDADDDWETDPDFVNDVSEEEQRWGAKTVEGSGRQETFNIKELRKNVASEHEQGKQKENTPKASYGYGGKFGVQKDRMDKAALGNDYVAEVEQHSSQKDAAKGFGGKYGVQKDRVDKSAVGYGHKEELQQHGSQTDQSKGFGGKFGVQKDRVDKSAVGFEHKEELQQHGSQTDHSKGFGGKFGVQKDRVDKSAVGYGHREELQQHGSQTDHSKGFGGKYGVQKDRVDKSAVGFEHKEELQKHEPQKASAGAGAGSLKARFENMAKASDEENKKRAEEEKARREAREAREREAAMHRQEETQEETLIEEEEEEEEPEYDQPPALPPRTDDSFEPEAPPCTDDFLEPEAPPCTDDFLEPEAPPCTDDFSESEAPPLPRRSAEVEEDEGEYEELEPPAPIAEDNDYEDLSSGLQAVAIYDYQGEGDDEISFNPDDIITNIEMIDEGWWKGQCHGCFGLFPAAYVQLME
- the hcls1 gene encoding hematopoietic lineage cell-specific protein isoform X21 is translated as MWRSAVGHNVSTKVAEDADDDWETDPDFVNDVSEEEQRWGAKTVEGSGRQETFNIKELRKNVASEHEQGKQKENTPKASYGYGGKFGVQKDRMDKAALGNDYVAEVEQHSSQKDAAKGFGGKYGVQKDRVDKSALGYEYKGETEKHQSQKDYSKGFGGKYGVQKDRVDKSAVGYEHKEKLQQHESQTDQSKGFGGKFGVQKDRVDKSAVGYGHKEELQQHGSQTDHSKGFGGKFGVQKDRVDKSAVGFEHKEELQKHEPQKASAGAGAGSLKARFENMAKASDEENKKRAEEEKARREAREAREREAAMHRQEETQEETLIEEEEEEEEPEYDQPPALPPRTDDSFEPEAPPCTDDFLEPEAPPCTDDFLEPEAPPCTDDFSESEAPPLPRRSAEVEEDEGEYEELEPPAPIAEDNDYEDLSSGLQAVAIYDYQGEGDDEISFNPDDIITNIEMIDEGWWKGQCHGCFGLFPAAYVQLME
- the hcls1 gene encoding hematopoietic lineage cell-specific protein isoform X4 translates to MWRSAVGHNVSTKVAEDADDDWETDPDFVNDVSEEEQRWGAKTVEGSGRQETFNIKELRKNVASEHEQGKQKENTPKASYGYGGKFGVQKDRMDKAALGNDYVAEVEQHSSQKDAAKGFGGKYGVQKDRVDKSALGYEYKGETEKHQSQKDYSKGFGGKYGVQKDRVDKSAVGYGHKEELQQHGSQTDQSKGFGGKFGVQKDRVDKSAVGFEHKEELQQHGSQTDHSKGFGGKFGVQKDRVDKSAVGYGHREELQQHGSQTDHSKGFGGKYGVQKDRVDKSAVGFEHKEELQKHEPQKASAGAGAGSLKARFENMAKASDEENKKRAEEEKARREAREAREREAAMHRQEETQEETLIEEEEEEEEPEYDQPPALPPRTDDSFEPEAPPCTDDFLEPEAPPCTDDFLEPEAPPCTDDFSESEAPPLPRRSAEVEEDEGEYEELEPPAPIAEDNDYEDLSSGLQAVAIYDYQGEGDDEISFNPDDIITNIEMIDEGWWKGQCHGCFGLFPAAYVQLME
- the hcls1 gene encoding hematopoietic lineage cell-specific protein isoform X8; this translates as MWRSAVGHNVSTKVAEDADDDWETDPDFVNDVSEEEQRWGAKTVEGSGRQETFNIKELRKNVASEHEQGKQKENTPKASYGYGGKFGVQKDRMDKAALGNDYVAEVEQHSSQKDAAKGFGGKYGVQKDRVDKSALGYEYKGETEKHQSQKDYSKGFGGKYGVQKDRVDKSAVGYEHKEKLQQHESQTDQSKGFGGKFGVQKDRVDKSAVGYGHKEELQQHGSQTDQSKGFGGKFGVQKDRVDKSAVGFEHKEELQQHGSQTDHSKGFGGKYGVQKDRVDKSAVGFEHKEELQKHEPQKASAGAGAGSLKARFENMAKASDEENKKRAEEEKARREAREAREREAAMHRQEETQEETLIEEEEEEEEPEYDQPPALPPRTDDSFEPEAPPCTDDFLEPEAPPCTDDFLEPEAPPCTDDFSESEAPPLPRRSAEVEEDEGEYEELEPPAPIAEDNDYEDLSSGLQAVAIYDYQGEGDDEISFNPDDIITNIEMIDEGWWKGQCHGCFGLFPAAYVQLME
- the hcls1 gene encoding hematopoietic lineage cell-specific protein isoform X11, giving the protein MWRSAVGHNVSTKVAEDADDDWETDPDFVNDVSEEEQRWGAKTVEGSGRQETFNIKELRKNVASEHEQGKQKENTPKASYGYGGKFGVQKDRMDKAALGNDYVAEVEQHSSQKDAAKGFGGKYGVQKDRVDKSALGYEYKGETEKHQSQKDYSKGFGGKYGVQKDRVDKSAVGYEHKEKLQQHESQTDQSKGFGGKFGVQKDRVDKSAVGYGHKEELQQHGSQTDQSKGFGGKFGVQKDRVDKSAVGFEHKEELQQHGSQTDHSKGFGGKFGVQKDRVDKSAVGFEHKEELQKHEPQKASAGAGAGSLKARFENMAKASDEENKKRAEEEKARREAREAREREAAMHRQEETQEETLIEEEEEEEEPEYDQPPALPPRTDDSFEPEAPPCTDDFLEPEAPPCTDDFLEPEAPPCTDDFSESEAPPLPRRSAEVEEDEGEYEELEPPAPIAEDNDYEDLSSGLQAVAIYDYQGEGDDEISFNPDDIITNIEMIDEGWWKGQCHGCFGLFPAAYVQLME
- the hcls1 gene encoding hematopoietic lineage cell-specific protein isoform X5, which gives rise to MWRSAVGHNVSTKVAEDADDDWETDPDFVNDVSEEEQRWGAKTVEGSGRQETFNIKELRKNVASEHEQGKQKENTPKASYGYGGKFGVQKDRMDKAALGNDYVAEVEQHSSQKDAAKGFGGKYGVQKDRVDKSALGYEYKGETEKHQSQKDYSKGFGGKYGVQKDRVDKSAVGYEHKEKLQQHESQTDQSKGFGGKFGVQKDRVDKSAVGYGHKEELQQHGSQTDQSKGFGGKFGVQKDRVDKSAVGYGHREELQQHGSQTDHSKGFGGKYGVQKDRVDKSAVGFEHKEELQKHEPQKASAGAGAGSLKARFENMAKASDEENKKRAEEEKARREAREAREREAAMHRQEETQEETLIEEEEEEEEPEYDQPPALPPRTDDSFEPEAPPCTDDFLEPEAPPCTDDFLEPEAPPCTDDFSESEAPPLPRRSAEVEEDEGEYEELEPPAPIAEDNDYEDLSSGLQAVAIYDYQGEGDDEISFNPDDIITNIEMIDEGWWKGQCHGCFGLFPAAYVQLME
- the hcls1 gene encoding hematopoietic lineage cell-specific protein isoform X18 encodes the protein MWRSAVGHNVSTKVAEDADDDWETDPDFVNDVSEEEQRWGAKTVEGSGRQETFNIKELRKNVASEHEQGKQKENTPKASYGYGGKFGVQKDRMDKAALGNDYVAEVEQHSSQKDAAKGFGGKYGVQKDRVDKSALGYEYKGETEKHQSQKDQSKGFGGKFGVQKDRVDKSAVGFEHKEELQQHGSQTDHSKGFGGKFGVQKDRVDKSAVGYGHREELQQHGSQTDHSKGFGGKYGVQKDRVDKSAVGFEHKEELQKHEPQKASAGAGAGSLKARFENMAKASDEENKKRAEEEKARREAREAREREAAMHRQEETQEETLIEEEEEEEEPEYDQPPALPPRTDDSFEPEAPPCTDDFLEPEAPPCTDDFLEPEAPPCTDDFSESEAPPLPRRSAEVEEDEGEYEELEPPAPIAEDNDYEDLSSGLQAVAIYDYQGEGDDEISFNPDDIITNIEMIDEGWWKGQCHGCFGLFPAAYVQLME